GGCGAACTGGGCCAGCTCGTCTCCGGCGAACTGGACGTCGACCGGATGGACTATCTGGTCCGTGACGCCCACCACACGGGCGTGCCCTACGGGACCATCGACCACGAGCGGCTGGTCCGGGAGCTGTGTTTCGTCGACGGCGAACTCGTCTTGGACGAGGGGAACGTCCAGACGGCCGAGTCGCTTCTGCTCGCGCGGGCGCTGATGAACCCCACCGTCTACCAGCACCACGTCGCCCGCATTGCCAAGTCGATGCTGCGCCGGGGGACTGAGGAACTGCTCGCCGCGACTGACACGACGGCCGAGGCGCTTCGCCGATGGGACGACAACGACCTGCTCGTGGCGCTCCGACAGTGTGACGCGACGGAAGCGTACGCCCGGCGGCTGAGTCAGCGGGACCTGTACAAGCGCGCCGTCTGGGCGGAGTGGGGTGCCGTGCCCGACGAGATTCTGGCGGCCGACCACGAAGCGGTCGGCGCGATGGAGCAGGCTATCGCCGACGAAGCGAACGTCGACAGCGACGCTGTTGTGCTCGATATCCCGCCCGAACCGTCGATGACCGAGTCGAGCAGCCGCGTCCTCGTCAACGGCGACGTCCGCCGGCTCGGCGAGCAGTCGACACTGGTCAACGCCATCCGCGCCGCCCAGCGCGACCAGTGGCGGCTCGGCGTCTACGCGCCGGAAGACGAGAGCGAGCGGGTCGGCGCGGCGGCGATCCGCGAACTGGGACTCGACCTCGACGGAGCCAGAGTCCGGGACGTGCGGCCGGGCCTCCATGCGACCCTCGATGAATTTAACTGAGAGAACGGGCGAACAGGGAGTATGATTCTCCAGGGGACGATTCTGACGGGCCGGTCGTTCGAGGCCATCGAGGGCCGCGTCGTCGTCGAGAACGGACAGATAGCGGCCGTCGAGGAGACCGCGGTCGACAGCGACGACATCGTGGTCCCGGCGTTCGTCAACGCCCACACCCACATCGGCGATTCAATCGCCAAGGAGGCCGGAGAGGGGCTCTCGCTGGAAGAACTGGTCGCGCCGCCGGACGGCCTGAAACACCGATTACTCCGCGATGCGAGCCGGGACGAACTGGTGGCCGCGATGGCGCGGACGCTGTCGTTCATGGAGCAGTCCGGGACTGGCGCGTTCATCGAGTTCCGGGAGGGCGGCGTTGAGGGCGTCCGCGCGATACAGGACGCGCTGGCGGGTTCAGACCTCGACAGCGTCATTCTCGGACGCGAGACGACCGATGCAATGGAATTGGCCGACGGCTTTGGCGCGAGCGGGGCCAACGACAGCGAGTTCGGGGCGGAACGGCGCGCGACACGACAGGCCGGGAAGCTGTTCGGCATCCACGCGGGCGAGGTCGACAGCTCCGACATCAACCCCGCGCTCGACCTTGACCCCGACTTCCTCGTCCACATGGTTCACGCCGAGTCGCTGCATCTCGAACGGGTCGCCGACAGCGAAATCCCCGTCGTCGTCTGTCCCCGGTCGAACATCGTCACCGACGTGGGCCGTCCGCCGGTCGAGGAACTGGCCGACCGGACGACAGTCGCGCTCGGGACGGACAACGTCATGCTCAACAGCCCGTCGATGTTCCGCGAGATGGAGTTTACCGCGAAGCTGTACGACATTTCCGCCCGTGAGGTACTGCGGATGGCCACAGTCAACGGGGCTGAAATCGCTGGGCTTGGCGGCGGTCTGGTCAAGCCCGGGCAGCCGGCACGCCTGCTCGTTCTCGACGGGGATTCGGACAACCTCTCCGGGGCGCGAAACCCGGTTCGGGCTGTCGTTCGCCGGGCGGAGACGGCCGACGTTCGGCGGGTCGTCCACCCCG
The genomic region above belongs to Haloarcula hispanica ATCC 33960 and contains:
- a CDS encoding HD domain-containing protein; the protein is MTTIKDSVHDHIEIQGVAAALLDTPPVQRLRHISQLGTVTLVYPSANHTRFEHSLGVYHLADRALSHLGIEGQQAERVRAAALLHDVGHSPYSHNVEALIHRRTGKYHDDVDELLGDGPVARVLSEHGLNPDRVAGLVAGEGELGQLVSGELDVDRMDYLVRDAHHTGVPYGTIDHERLVRELCFVDGELVLDEGNVQTAESLLLARALMNPTVYQHHVARIAKSMLRRGTEELLAATDTTAEALRRWDDNDLLVALRQCDATEAYARRLSQRDLYKRAVWAEWGAVPDEILAADHEAVGAMEQAIADEANVDSDAVVLDIPPEPSMTESSSRVLVNGDVRRLGEQSTLVNAIRAAQRDQWRLGVYAPEDESERVGAAAIRELGLDLDGARVRDVRPGLHATLDEFN
- a CDS encoding amidohydrolase family protein — translated: MILQGTILTGRSFEAIEGRVVVENGQIAAVEETAVDSDDIVVPAFVNAHTHIGDSIAKEAGEGLSLEELVAPPDGLKHRLLRDASRDELVAAMARTLSFMEQSGTGAFIEFREGGVEGVRAIQDALAGSDLDSVILGRETTDAMELADGFGASGANDSEFGAERRATRQAGKLFGIHAGEVDSSDINPALDLDPDFLVHMVHAESLHLERVADSEIPVVVCPRSNIVTDVGRPPVEELADRTTVALGTDNVMLNSPSMFREMEFTAKLYDISAREVLRMATVNGAEIAGLGGGLVKPGQPARLLVLDGDSDNLSGARNPVRAVVRRAETADVRRVVHPGTE